One genomic window of Monodelphis domestica isolate mMonDom1 chromosome 1, mMonDom1.pri, whole genome shotgun sequence includes the following:
- the HK3 gene encoding hexokinase-3: MNEKNLELVQQCLKQFYVTEEQLQQIQAGILRDMEKALSRQTDPSPTVQMLPTYVRSTPHGTEQGNFLVLELGASGATLRVLWVTLTGTSGPRKEPISREFTIPPEIMLGTGQQLFDFAASCLVEFLDQLKVGSQHIQLGFNFSFPCHQTGLDRSTLISWTKGFQCSGVEGQDVVQLLREAIQRQGPLLPQGYSIDVVAVVNDTVGTMMSCDPRPQACEIGLVVDTGTNACYMEEARHVGELGEDQGRVCVNVQWGSFGDSGALEPVQTPFDLLLDRESLNPGTQRFEKMVGGLYLGELIRLVLIHLAGQRALFDGATSPALLTHGSVPIEHVMEIEDPSQGRARAQAVLQGLGLNPSSQDCQWVQQVCGAVCARAARLCAAALVAILARVEHNQERSQPGIAVATGGRICEQHPRFSTILQQTVKLLAPDSDVTFVPSEDGRGRGVAVVTAVASRLALHRRQLEETLAPFRLNSQQLKAVQVQMQEAMVRGLRGEASSLPMLPTYVCSTPNGTERGDFLALDLGGTNFRVLLVKVGSKSEGGVKITNQVFSIPESVTQGTGQQLFDHIVDCIVDFQKEHGLVGQILPLGFTFSFPCKQLGLDQGILLNWTKGFKASDCEGQDVVALLRAAIRRRKGVELNVVAIVNDTVGTMMSCGYEDPRCEVGLIVGTGTNACYMEELCNVSSVPGDQGRMCINMEWGAFGDDGLLKELCTPFDINVDKSTINPGKQRFEKLISGMYLGEIVRQVLLQLTHLGVLFGGEVSQRLQTKDIFKTKFLSEIESEGLERRQVRAILGALGLRVNCDDALMVREVCQAVSQRAAGLCGAGVAAVVEKIRENRGLEELNVAVGVDGTLYKLHPHFSEQVKDTVQRLAPRCSVTFLQSEDGSGKGAALVTAVACRLAAGAL, translated from the exons ATGAATGAGAAGAACCTGGAGTTG GTGCAGCAATGCCTGAAACAATTCTATGTGACAGAGGAGCAGTTGCAGCAGATCCAGGCTGGCATCCTGAGGGACATGGAGAAGGCCCTGAGCAGGCAGACGGACCCCTCTCCCACTGTCCAGATGCTGCCTACCTACGTTCGATCCACTCCACATGGCACTG AGCAGGGCAATTTCCTGGTGCTGGAGTTAGGAGCCTCAGGAGCCACTTTGAGGGTACTGTGGGTGACACTCACGGGCACCAGTGGCCCAAGAAAAGAACCAATAAGCCGGGAGTTCACCATCCCCCCAGAAATTATGCTTGGCACTGGTCAACAG CTCTTTGATTTTGCTGCTAGCTGCTTGGTGGAATTCTTGGACCAGCTGAAGGTGGGATCTCAGCACATCCAGCTGGGCTTCAACTTCTCCTTCCCCTGTCACCAGACGGGCCTTGACCGG AGCACCCTTATTTCCTGGACCAAGGGCTTCCAGTGCAGTGGTGTAGAAGGCCAGGACGTGGTACAGCTGCTGAGAGAGGCCATCCAGAGACAGGGG CCTCTCCTTCCCCAGGGCTACAGCATCGATGTGGTGGCTGTCGTGAACGACACAGTGGGCACCATGATGAGCTGTGATCCCAGGCCCCAGGCTTGTGAGATTGGGCTCGTTGTAG ACACGGGCACCAACGCATGCTACATGGAGGAGGCCAGGCACGTAGGAGAGCTGGGGGAAGACCAGGGCCGTGTCTGTGTCAACGTGCAGTGGGGTTCCTTTGGAGACAGTGGGGCCTTGGAACCTGTGCAGACGCCCTTTGACCTCCTACTGGACCGCGAATCCTTGAACCCTGGGACTCAaag GTTTGAGAAGATGGTTGGGGGTCTGTACCTGGGAGAACTCATCCGCTTGGTGCTGATACACTTGGCCGGTCAGAGGGCCCTCTTTGATGGTGCCACCTCCCCTGCCCTGCTCACCCATGGCTCTGTGCCCATAGAGCATGTGATGGAGATAGAGGA TCCTTCCCAGGGCAGGGCTCGGGCCCAAGCTGTGCTACAGGGGCTGGGCCTGAACCCCAGCAGCCAAGACTGTCAGTGGGTACAGCAGGTGTGTGGGGCTGTGTGTGCCCGGGCTGCCCGCCTCTGTGCCGCTGCCCTTGTGGCCATCCTTGCCCGAGtggagcacaaccaggagagaTCCCAGCCAGGCATAGCCGTGGCAACAGGGGGCCGCATTTGTGAGCAGCATCCCAG GTTCAGCACCATCCTGCAGCAGACAGTGAAGCTCCTGGCTCCGGATTCTGATGTCACCTTTGTCCCCTCAGAGGATGGTAGGGGCCGGGGGGTGGCTGTGGTGACAGCTGTGGCCTCTCGCCTGGCATTACATCGGCGTCAGCTGGAGGAGACCCTGGCACCCTTCCGCCTCAACAGTCAGCAGCTGAAGGCTGTGCAGGTCCAAATGCAGGAGGCTATGGTGCGGGGGCTCCGGGGAGaggcctcctccctccccatgcTGCCCACCTATGTGTGCTCTACGCCCAATGGCACTG AAAGGGGAGACTTCCTGGCTCTGGATCTTGGAGGAACTAACTTCCGGGTACTCTTGGTGAAGGTGGGCAGTAAAAGCGAAGGAGGCGTCAAGATCACCAACCAGGTCTTCTCCATCCCCGAGAGTGTAACCCAGGGGACTGGGCAGCAG CTCTTTGACCACATTGTAGATTGCATAGTGGACTTCCAGAAGGAGCATGGCCTGGTTGGGCAGATTCTGCCCTTGGGTttcaccttctccttcccctgcaAACAGCTTGGCTTGGATCAG GGTATCCTCTTGAACTGGACCAAGGGCTTTAAGGCGTCAGACTGTGAGGGCCAGGATGTGGTGGCCCTGCTTCGAGCTGCCATCAGACGCAGAAAG GGAGTGGAGCTGAATGTGGTGGCCATTGTCAATGACACAGTGGGGACCATGATGTCTTGTGGGTATGAGGATCCCCGCTGCGAGGTCGGCCTCATTGTAG GAACTGGGACCAATGCCTGTTACATGGAGGAGCTGTGCAACGTGTCTTCGGTGCCTGGGGACCAAGGCCGCATGTGTATCAACATGGAGTGGGGTGCTTTTGGGGATGACGGCTTGCTGAAAGAGCTCTGTACACCCTTCGACATTAACGTGGATAAATCCACCATCAATCCCGGCAAGCAGAG GTTTGAAAAGCTGATAAGTGGCATGTATCTGGGGGAGATCGTGCGCCAGGTCCTCTTGCAGCTGACCCACCTCGGGGTCCTGTTCGGTGGCGAGGTGTCCCAGCGCCTTCAGACCAAGGATATTTTCAAGACCAAGTTCCTGTCTGAGATCGAAAG TGAGGGTCTGGAGAGGCGGCAGGTCCGGGCTATCCTGGGTGCGCTGGGCCTGCGAGTGAACTGCGACGATGCCCTGATGGTCCGGGAGGTGTGTCAGGCCGTGTCTCAGCGGGCCGCTGGGCTCTGCGGGGCTGGCGTGGCTGCCGTGGTGGAGAAGATTCGGGAGAACCGCGGTTTGGAGGAGCTGAATGTGGCCGTGGGGGTGGACGGCACCCTCTACAAGCTGCACCCCCA CTTCTCGGAGCAGGTGAAGGACACGGTGCAACGCCTGGCCCCGCGGTGCTCCGTCACATTCCTGCAGTCGGAGGACGGTTCTGGGAAAGGGGCCGCCCTGGTCACCGCAGTTGCTTGCCGTCTGGCTGCGGGAGCCCTTTAG